A DNA window from Bombus vancouverensis nearcticus chromosome 6, iyBomVanc1_principal, whole genome shotgun sequence contains the following coding sequences:
- the Hcf gene encoding host cell factor isoform X1, which produces MVIMAAPMLKWKRITNPSGPQPRPRHGHRAVALKDLMVVFGGGNEGIVDELHVYNTTTNQWFVPSTKGDIPPGCAAYGFVVDGSRILVFGGMVEYGKYSDELYELQAVRWEWKKLRPRPPENDSPPCPRLGHSFTLIGNRVFLFGGLANDSEDHKNNIPRYLNDLYTLELLPNGGTVWDVPQTNGHAPPPRESHTGVSYTDSKTGKTCLVIYGGMSGCRLGDLWYLDVDSMTWHKPVVHGPIPLPRSLHTATLIGHRMYVFGGWVPLVVDDVKVATHEKEWKCTNTLACLNIETWTWEQLTVDTLEENVPRARAGHCAIGMHNKLYVWSGRDGYRKAWNNQVRVCCKDLWYLEVGKPSAPSKLNLVRASLQALEIQWTPVPSAQYYILQIQKCKPSATTGTFPTVSTPANTATPTTTSAMVTLATDSATSSPVTAAPELPQTPTTIRPSIPPQTPVRVQSTVQSPVQKPVPSQSVTKPSSPLTPRVAGNLIRIRSPLVTTTPTATTATEQAPTSNTTVAGQTPAAMSGIAALAAAAAATPKISMNNVPILPQTTANTIRMKNVQPGQQIRFAAPGATVLRTASPQQSKQIILQKPGQNISGQPQIVHLLKTAQAMVATVPKVSLIPGKTVQATGAKPLNQGAKILRLVNPNTVQGSKILTTMKTSNIVAMSKGQNISGKQTIMITKPGGNGGLVGRNQIIVVTTGSNLRTIQAVTTSQAGSGQTGNITTPVNVLPLSATNHVTNQQGVKMIVVSSGAMGGGTTGKPITITVPGQGGVPKTVTITTKGSPQAIFNPGKSQIVTMPQIQKTPETVTVSGKPVTLQMSGGIGAKTVTLMPTSSTIVTTSSASETIDTSKMLFVPSQKQPSASLASTSDGPATTDAALAALAAEAGLIDPVQEPSGDLSFMVSTDDGGAGDGKMDESCNGDETTTAAALVSQMGAGESMQIDRDGNFLIPQVDGPADLLLSDDDEENDKIDLAEDPVLENQEDPQVVDSVSMEQDTDAAPVEAVHMDESSIKDPETLSEGASELPVSTSAAEDIPVDPEPSIDAQPDENDIPIEVSNESEPANETDMQDMNDASVEEAQIKPEISSMQDPIEASSEEASMPDAMELPENDESEQIENNDIKLMAVDTYASESEKPSVPEHLSPEDSLSQLSQEETQVLEKIKDEAVEPPMDLPEGTPMETLEDNDEPMVTDSCSTSTTVNIPITTSIMQIKLEQPDEPMKQAKILEPPAPSVNSISILEKEMDIKKPVIPMKVEIKDEPIKKESLKQEKMNGTRTENGDDSTALTTLATAALVSAEQPIKIKAEQTEKEKKEEEWYDVGVTQESRFTVQHYYLPNDEPLDITQPLTMDVFEGRTKVPLEQGTIYKLRIAAVNSCGQSDWSEVSAFRTYVPGFPGAPSAIKISKTADGAHISWEPPPNRNDGPILEYSAYIAMANTAPNNNGEPKTTASNSNLTFTKFYCGTNNSCSVSNSSLSAAYVDTTRTPAIIFRIAARNVKGYGPATQVRWLQQASVASSDQTNFMENNPQVKRRGVNIRLQASSPQKKVKLKRPSS; this is translated from the exons ATGGTCATCATGGCGGCACCCATGCTAAAGTGGAAGCGGATCACAAATCCGTCCGGACCCCAGCCAAGACCTAGGCATGGACACAGGGCAGTTGCTCTTAAGGACCTTATGGTCGTTTTCGGCGGTGGAAATGAGGGCATTGTTGACGAGCTTCATGTCTATAACACGA CAACTAATCAATGGTTTGTACCATCGACAAAAGGTGATATTCCACCTGGCTGTGCTGCATATGGATTTGTTGTTGATGGAAGCCGTATTTTGGTTTTTGGTGGTATGGTTGAATATGGAAAGTATTCAGATGAGCTTTATGAACTTCAAGCAGTTAGATGGGAATGGAAAAAATTGAGACCCAGACCACCGGAAAATGATTCCCCACCATGTCCTAGATTAGGACATAGTTTCACCCTTATTGGTAATAGAGTCTTTCTTTTTGGAGGACTGGCTAATGACAGTGAGGATCATAAGAATAATATACCAAGATATTTAAATGACCTATATACCCTTGAACTACTTCCTAATGGAGGAACAGTTTGGGATGTACCACAAACAAATGGGCATGCACCACCACCTAGAGAGTCTCATACTGGAGTGTCTTATACTGATAGTAAGACAGGAAAAACCTGTTTAGTGATTTATGGTGGTATGAGTGGCTGTCGTTTGGGTGATTTATGGTATCTTGATGTTGATTCAATGACTTGGCACAAACCAGTGGTTCATGGACCTATTCCATTACCCCGTTCTCTTCATACTGCCACTTTAATTGGTCATCGAATGTACGTTTTTGGAGGATGGGTACCACTTGTTGTTGATGATGTTAAAGTTGCAACACATGAAAAAGAGTGGAAATGCACAAACACGTTGGCTTGTTTAAATATAG AAACTTGGACATGGGAACAGTTAACAGTTGATACTTTGGAGGAAAATGTTCCTCGTGCACGTGCTGGTCACTGTGCGATTGGAATGCATAATAAACTTTATGTGTGGTCTGGTCGAGATGGATATCGCAAAGCTTGGAACAATCAGGTTAGG GTTTGTTGTAAAGATTTATGGTACCTCGAAGTCGGTAAACCATCTGCACCATCGAAATTGAATTTAGTTAGGGCTAGTTTGCAAGCACTGGAAATTCAATGGACACCAGTTCCATCTGCACAGTACTACATATTGcaaatacaaaaatgtaagccTTCAGCGACAACTGGAACATTTCCTACAGTCAGCACTCCAGCAAACACAGCAACACCTACTACGACATCGGCAATGGTTACTCTTGCAACTGATTCTGCTACATCTTCACCTGTTACTGCTGCTCCTGAGCTTCCACAAACTCCAACCACTATTAGACCGTCCATACCTCCACAAACTCCGGTCCGAGTTCAGTCAACTGTGCAAAGCCCAGTTCAAAAACCAGTACCATCACAAAGCGTAACAAAACCATCGAGTCCATTGACACCAAGAGTAGCCGGAAATCTTATCAGAATTCGTTCTCCCTTAGTTACAACGACGCCAACAGCAACTACTGCTACTGAACAAGCTCCAACTTCTAATACTACAGTGGCAGGTCAAACACCAGCTGCTATGTCAGGAATTGCTGCCTTAGCAGCAGCAGCTGCTGCTACGCCAAAAATAAGCATGAACAATGTACCAATTCTTCCACAAACTACAGCTAATACAATTAGGATGAAAAATGTACAACCAGGCCAACAAATACGTTTCGCTGCCCCTGGAGCAACAGTATTGAGAACTGCTTCACCACAACAAAGTAAACAAATTATCCTACAAAAACCAGGGCAAAATATATCTGGTCAACCCCAGATAGTACATCTTCTTAAAACAGCACAAGCAATGGTAGCAACTGTGCCTAAAGTAAGCCTCATCCCAGGAAAGACTGTTCAAGCAACAGGTGCAAAGCCACTTAATCAGGGGGCTAAAATATTGAGATTAGTAAATCCGAATACTGTACAGGGATCTAAAATTCTTACAACTATGAAAACATCTAACATCGTTGCAATGAGCAAAGGGCAAAATATTAGCGGTAAACAAACGATAATGATTACCAAACCTGGTGGTAATGGTGGATTAGTTGGCCGTAATCAAATAATAGTAGTTACAACGGGATCTAATTTAAGAACTATACAAGCCGTAACTACATCCCAAGCTGGCAGTGGACAAACGGGTAATATTACCACACCTGTAAATGTTTTACCCTTATCAGCTACTAATCACGTAACAAATCAACAAGGAGTAAAGATGATCGTTGTGTCATCTGGTGCAATGGGTGGTGGCACTACTGGAAAACCGATTACTATTACAGTTCCAGGCCAAGGTGGTGTTCCAAAAACGGTAACTATTACAACTAAAGGAAGCCCACAAGCTATCTTTAATCCTGGAAAGAGTCAGATTGTTACCATGCCACAAATACAGAAAACGCCAGAGACTGTCACAGTATCTGGTAAGCCTGTAACATTACAAATGTCTGGAGGAATAGGTGCAAAAACGGTTACTCTCATGCCTACAAGTAGCACAATAGTGACTACTTCAAGTGCATCAGAGACAATAGATACAAGTAAAATGTTATTTGTCCCATCACAAAAACAACCATCAGCTTCTTTAGCATCTACATCTGATGGTCCTGCTACCACTGATGCAGCATTAGCTGCATTAGCTGCAGAGGCAGGTTTAATAGATCCAGTTCAAGAACCTTCTGGTGATTTATCATTCATGGTATCTACAGATGATGGTGGAGCAGGAGATGGTAAAATGGATGAAAGTTGTAATGGTGATGAAACTACCACAGCAGCTGCTTTGGTTTCTCAAATGGGAGCTGGTGAATCAATGCAAATTGATAGAGATGGTAACTTCTTAATTCCTCAAGTTGATGGTCCAGCAGATCTTCTTCTGTCTGATGATGACGAAGAGAACGATAAAATTGATTTAGCGGAAGATCCGGTGTTGGAGAACCAAGAAGATCCACAAGTTGTGGACTCTGTAAGTATGGAGCAAGATACAGATGCAGCACCAGTGGAAGCTGTTCATATGGACGAGTCTTCTATAAAAGATCCAGAAACTTTGTCAGAAGGAGCATCTGAACTTCCTGTTTCTACAAGCGCTGCAGAAGATATTCCAGTAGATCCAGAACCTTCCATTGATGCTCAGCCAGACGAAAATGACATACCTATTGAAGTTTCTAATGAATCAGAACCAGCAAATGAAACTGATATGCAAGATATGAATGATGCATCAGTTGAAGAAGCACAAATAAAACCTGAAATTTCTAGTATGCAAGATCCAATAGAAGCTTCATCAGAGGAAGCATCCATGCCAGATGCTATGGAACTGCCAGAAAATGATGAAAGTGAACAGATTGAAAACaatgatataaaattaatgGCAGTAGATACATATGCTTCTGAGTCTGAGAAACCATCTGTTCCTGAACATTTATCACCTGAAGATAGTTTATCACAGCTCTCTCAAGAGGAAACTCAAGTTTTAGAAAAAATTAAAGATGAGGCTGTGGAGCCACCAATGGATCTTCCTGAAGGAACTCCAATGGAAACATTAGAGGACAACGATGAACCAATGGTTACAGATTCTTGTTCAACTTCTACCACTGTTAATATTCCAATCACAACATCCATCATGCAAATAAAATTAGAACAACCTGACGAGCCAATGAAACAAGCAAAGATTCTTGAACCGCCAGCACCATCTGTCAATAGTATTAGTATTCTTGAGAAGGAAATGGATATTAAAAAACCAGTAATTCCAATGAAAGTGGAAATAAAAGACGAACCTATCAAAAAAGAAAGTTTGAAACAAGAAAAGATGAATGGCACTAGAACAGAAAATGGAGATGATTCCACGGCATTAACTACATTGGCTACAGCTGCCTTAGTTTCGGCAGAACAACCAATAAAAATAAAGGCTGAACAG actgaaaaagagaaaaaagaagaagaatggtATGATGTAGGAGTAACACAGGAATCACGATTTACTGTACAACATTATTACTTACCTAATGACGAACCTTTAGATATAACGCAACCATTAACTATGGATGTTTTTGAAGGAAGAACAAAGGTTCCTTTAGAACAGGGAACCATTTATAAACTTAGAATTGCTGCTGTGAATAGTTGTGGACAAAGTGATTGGAGTGAG GTATCGGCGTTCAGAACATATGTCCCGGGATTCCCCGGGGCACCTAGCGCTATAAAAATTAGTAAAACGGCAGACGGTGCTCATATTTCATGGGAACCACCACCTAACAGAAATGATGGACCCATTTTAGAATATTCTGCCTACATAGCAATGGCGAATACCGCACCAAATAATAACGGAGAACCAAAGACAACGGCGTCGAATTCGAACCTaacatttacaaaattttattgcgGTACAAACAATTCTTGTTCGGTATCTAATAGTTCCCTTAGTGCCGCTTATGTTGATACTACTCGAACACCGGCCATAATATTTAGAATAGCAGCACGAAATGTTAAAGGATATGGGCCAGCCACACAAGTTAGGTGGTTACAACAAG CATCTGTAGCGTCATCGGATCAAACTAATTTTATGGAGAACAACCCTCAAGTGAAGAGACGTGGTGTAAATATACGCTTACAAGCAAGCTCCCCACAGAAGAAGGTGAAACTAAAGAGACCAAGTAGCTAA
- the Hcf gene encoding host cell factor isoform X2 → MVIMAAPMLKWKRITNPSGPQPRPRHGHRAVALKDLMVVFGGGNEGIVDELHVYNTTTNQWFVPSTKGDIPPGCAAYGFVVDGSRILVFGGMVEYGKYSDELYELQAVRWEWKKLRPRPPENDSPPCPRLGHSFTLIGNRVFLFGGLANDSEDHKNNIPRYLNDLYTLELLPNGGTVWDVPQTNGHAPPPRESHTGVSYTDSKTGKTCLVIYGGMSGCRLGDLWYLDVDSMTWHKPVVHGPIPLPRSLHTATLIGHRMYVFGGWVPLVVDDVKVATHEKEWKCTNTLACLNIETWTWEQLTVDTLEENVPRARAGHCAIGMHNKLYVWSGRDGYRKAWNNQVCCKDLWYLEVGKPSAPSKLNLVRASLQALEIQWTPVPSAQYYILQIQKCKPSATTGTFPTVSTPANTATPTTTSAMVTLATDSATSSPVTAAPELPQTPTTIRPSIPPQTPVRVQSTVQSPVQKPVPSQSVTKPSSPLTPRVAGNLIRIRSPLVTTTPTATTATEQAPTSNTTVAGQTPAAMSGIAALAAAAAATPKISMNNVPILPQTTANTIRMKNVQPGQQIRFAAPGATVLRTASPQQSKQIILQKPGQNISGQPQIVHLLKTAQAMVATVPKVSLIPGKTVQATGAKPLNQGAKILRLVNPNTVQGSKILTTMKTSNIVAMSKGQNISGKQTIMITKPGGNGGLVGRNQIIVVTTGSNLRTIQAVTTSQAGSGQTGNITTPVNVLPLSATNHVTNQQGVKMIVVSSGAMGGGTTGKPITITVPGQGGVPKTVTITTKGSPQAIFNPGKSQIVTMPQIQKTPETVTVSGKPVTLQMSGGIGAKTVTLMPTSSTIVTTSSASETIDTSKMLFVPSQKQPSASLASTSDGPATTDAALAALAAEAGLIDPVQEPSGDLSFMVSTDDGGAGDGKMDESCNGDETTTAAALVSQMGAGESMQIDRDGNFLIPQVDGPADLLLSDDDEENDKIDLAEDPVLENQEDPQVVDSVSMEQDTDAAPVEAVHMDESSIKDPETLSEGASELPVSTSAAEDIPVDPEPSIDAQPDENDIPIEVSNESEPANETDMQDMNDASVEEAQIKPEISSMQDPIEASSEEASMPDAMELPENDESEQIENNDIKLMAVDTYASESEKPSVPEHLSPEDSLSQLSQEETQVLEKIKDEAVEPPMDLPEGTPMETLEDNDEPMVTDSCSTSTTVNIPITTSIMQIKLEQPDEPMKQAKILEPPAPSVNSISILEKEMDIKKPVIPMKVEIKDEPIKKESLKQEKMNGTRTENGDDSTALTTLATAALVSAEQPIKIKAEQTEKEKKEEEWYDVGVTQESRFTVQHYYLPNDEPLDITQPLTMDVFEGRTKVPLEQGTIYKLRIAAVNSCGQSDWSEVSAFRTYVPGFPGAPSAIKISKTADGAHISWEPPPNRNDGPILEYSAYIAMANTAPNNNGEPKTTASNSNLTFTKFYCGTNNSCSVSNSSLSAAYVDTTRTPAIIFRIAARNVKGYGPATQVRWLQQASVASSDQTNFMENNPQVKRRGVNIRLQASSPQKKVKLKRPSS, encoded by the exons ATGGTCATCATGGCGGCACCCATGCTAAAGTGGAAGCGGATCACAAATCCGTCCGGACCCCAGCCAAGACCTAGGCATGGACACAGGGCAGTTGCTCTTAAGGACCTTATGGTCGTTTTCGGCGGTGGAAATGAGGGCATTGTTGACGAGCTTCATGTCTATAACACGA CAACTAATCAATGGTTTGTACCATCGACAAAAGGTGATATTCCACCTGGCTGTGCTGCATATGGATTTGTTGTTGATGGAAGCCGTATTTTGGTTTTTGGTGGTATGGTTGAATATGGAAAGTATTCAGATGAGCTTTATGAACTTCAAGCAGTTAGATGGGAATGGAAAAAATTGAGACCCAGACCACCGGAAAATGATTCCCCACCATGTCCTAGATTAGGACATAGTTTCACCCTTATTGGTAATAGAGTCTTTCTTTTTGGAGGACTGGCTAATGACAGTGAGGATCATAAGAATAATATACCAAGATATTTAAATGACCTATATACCCTTGAACTACTTCCTAATGGAGGAACAGTTTGGGATGTACCACAAACAAATGGGCATGCACCACCACCTAGAGAGTCTCATACTGGAGTGTCTTATACTGATAGTAAGACAGGAAAAACCTGTTTAGTGATTTATGGTGGTATGAGTGGCTGTCGTTTGGGTGATTTATGGTATCTTGATGTTGATTCAATGACTTGGCACAAACCAGTGGTTCATGGACCTATTCCATTACCCCGTTCTCTTCATACTGCCACTTTAATTGGTCATCGAATGTACGTTTTTGGAGGATGGGTACCACTTGTTGTTGATGATGTTAAAGTTGCAACACATGAAAAAGAGTGGAAATGCACAAACACGTTGGCTTGTTTAAATATAG AAACTTGGACATGGGAACAGTTAACAGTTGATACTTTGGAGGAAAATGTTCCTCGTGCACGTGCTGGTCACTGTGCGATTGGAATGCATAATAAACTTTATGTGTGGTCTGGTCGAGATGGATATCGCAAAGCTTGGAACAATCAG GTTTGTTGTAAAGATTTATGGTACCTCGAAGTCGGTAAACCATCTGCACCATCGAAATTGAATTTAGTTAGGGCTAGTTTGCAAGCACTGGAAATTCAATGGACACCAGTTCCATCTGCACAGTACTACATATTGcaaatacaaaaatgtaagccTTCAGCGACAACTGGAACATTTCCTACAGTCAGCACTCCAGCAAACACAGCAACACCTACTACGACATCGGCAATGGTTACTCTTGCAACTGATTCTGCTACATCTTCACCTGTTACTGCTGCTCCTGAGCTTCCACAAACTCCAACCACTATTAGACCGTCCATACCTCCACAAACTCCGGTCCGAGTTCAGTCAACTGTGCAAAGCCCAGTTCAAAAACCAGTACCATCACAAAGCGTAACAAAACCATCGAGTCCATTGACACCAAGAGTAGCCGGAAATCTTATCAGAATTCGTTCTCCCTTAGTTACAACGACGCCAACAGCAACTACTGCTACTGAACAAGCTCCAACTTCTAATACTACAGTGGCAGGTCAAACACCAGCTGCTATGTCAGGAATTGCTGCCTTAGCAGCAGCAGCTGCTGCTACGCCAAAAATAAGCATGAACAATGTACCAATTCTTCCACAAACTACAGCTAATACAATTAGGATGAAAAATGTACAACCAGGCCAACAAATACGTTTCGCTGCCCCTGGAGCAACAGTATTGAGAACTGCTTCACCACAACAAAGTAAACAAATTATCCTACAAAAACCAGGGCAAAATATATCTGGTCAACCCCAGATAGTACATCTTCTTAAAACAGCACAAGCAATGGTAGCAACTGTGCCTAAAGTAAGCCTCATCCCAGGAAAGACTGTTCAAGCAACAGGTGCAAAGCCACTTAATCAGGGGGCTAAAATATTGAGATTAGTAAATCCGAATACTGTACAGGGATCTAAAATTCTTACAACTATGAAAACATCTAACATCGTTGCAATGAGCAAAGGGCAAAATATTAGCGGTAAACAAACGATAATGATTACCAAACCTGGTGGTAATGGTGGATTAGTTGGCCGTAATCAAATAATAGTAGTTACAACGGGATCTAATTTAAGAACTATACAAGCCGTAACTACATCCCAAGCTGGCAGTGGACAAACGGGTAATATTACCACACCTGTAAATGTTTTACCCTTATCAGCTACTAATCACGTAACAAATCAACAAGGAGTAAAGATGATCGTTGTGTCATCTGGTGCAATGGGTGGTGGCACTACTGGAAAACCGATTACTATTACAGTTCCAGGCCAAGGTGGTGTTCCAAAAACGGTAACTATTACAACTAAAGGAAGCCCACAAGCTATCTTTAATCCTGGAAAGAGTCAGATTGTTACCATGCCACAAATACAGAAAACGCCAGAGACTGTCACAGTATCTGGTAAGCCTGTAACATTACAAATGTCTGGAGGAATAGGTGCAAAAACGGTTACTCTCATGCCTACAAGTAGCACAATAGTGACTACTTCAAGTGCATCAGAGACAATAGATACAAGTAAAATGTTATTTGTCCCATCACAAAAACAACCATCAGCTTCTTTAGCATCTACATCTGATGGTCCTGCTACCACTGATGCAGCATTAGCTGCATTAGCTGCAGAGGCAGGTTTAATAGATCCAGTTCAAGAACCTTCTGGTGATTTATCATTCATGGTATCTACAGATGATGGTGGAGCAGGAGATGGTAAAATGGATGAAAGTTGTAATGGTGATGAAACTACCACAGCAGCTGCTTTGGTTTCTCAAATGGGAGCTGGTGAATCAATGCAAATTGATAGAGATGGTAACTTCTTAATTCCTCAAGTTGATGGTCCAGCAGATCTTCTTCTGTCTGATGATGACGAAGAGAACGATAAAATTGATTTAGCGGAAGATCCGGTGTTGGAGAACCAAGAAGATCCACAAGTTGTGGACTCTGTAAGTATGGAGCAAGATACAGATGCAGCACCAGTGGAAGCTGTTCATATGGACGAGTCTTCTATAAAAGATCCAGAAACTTTGTCAGAAGGAGCATCTGAACTTCCTGTTTCTACAAGCGCTGCAGAAGATATTCCAGTAGATCCAGAACCTTCCATTGATGCTCAGCCAGACGAAAATGACATACCTATTGAAGTTTCTAATGAATCAGAACCAGCAAATGAAACTGATATGCAAGATATGAATGATGCATCAGTTGAAGAAGCACAAATAAAACCTGAAATTTCTAGTATGCAAGATCCAATAGAAGCTTCATCAGAGGAAGCATCCATGCCAGATGCTATGGAACTGCCAGAAAATGATGAAAGTGAACAGATTGAAAACaatgatataaaattaatgGCAGTAGATACATATGCTTCTGAGTCTGAGAAACCATCTGTTCCTGAACATTTATCACCTGAAGATAGTTTATCACAGCTCTCTCAAGAGGAAACTCAAGTTTTAGAAAAAATTAAAGATGAGGCTGTGGAGCCACCAATGGATCTTCCTGAAGGAACTCCAATGGAAACATTAGAGGACAACGATGAACCAATGGTTACAGATTCTTGTTCAACTTCTACCACTGTTAATATTCCAATCACAACATCCATCATGCAAATAAAATTAGAACAACCTGACGAGCCAATGAAACAAGCAAAGATTCTTGAACCGCCAGCACCATCTGTCAATAGTATTAGTATTCTTGAGAAGGAAATGGATATTAAAAAACCAGTAATTCCAATGAAAGTGGAAATAAAAGACGAACCTATCAAAAAAGAAAGTTTGAAACAAGAAAAGATGAATGGCACTAGAACAGAAAATGGAGATGATTCCACGGCATTAACTACATTGGCTACAGCTGCCTTAGTTTCGGCAGAACAACCAATAAAAATAAAGGCTGAACAG actgaaaaagagaaaaaagaagaagaatggtATGATGTAGGAGTAACACAGGAATCACGATTTACTGTACAACATTATTACTTACCTAATGACGAACCTTTAGATATAACGCAACCATTAACTATGGATGTTTTTGAAGGAAGAACAAAGGTTCCTTTAGAACAGGGAACCATTTATAAACTTAGAATTGCTGCTGTGAATAGTTGTGGACAAAGTGATTGGAGTGAG GTATCGGCGTTCAGAACATATGTCCCGGGATTCCCCGGGGCACCTAGCGCTATAAAAATTAGTAAAACGGCAGACGGTGCTCATATTTCATGGGAACCACCACCTAACAGAAATGATGGACCCATTTTAGAATATTCTGCCTACATAGCAATGGCGAATACCGCACCAAATAATAACGGAGAACCAAAGACAACGGCGTCGAATTCGAACCTaacatttacaaaattttattgcgGTACAAACAATTCTTGTTCGGTATCTAATAGTTCCCTTAGTGCCGCTTATGTTGATACTACTCGAACACCGGCCATAATATTTAGAATAGCAGCACGAAATGTTAAAGGATATGGGCCAGCCACACAAGTTAGGTGGTTACAACAAG CATCTGTAGCGTCATCGGATCAAACTAATTTTATGGAGAACAACCCTCAAGTGAAGAGACGTGGTGTAAATATACGCTTACAAGCAAGCTCCCCACAGAAGAAGGTGAAACTAAAGAGACCAAGTAGCTAA